One Luoshenia tenuis DNA window includes the following coding sequences:
- a CDS encoding ABC transporter permease — MKNLFIARMKCLLRDRSTLFWTLLFPLLLSTLFFVAFGHLHSDQDIVFDPIPVAVVDNEAYAGDTLLQETLSAVSLPQDNALLEMRLASAQQAHTLLEEGTVSGVITPGDTPTLAVRQSGLTQSVLKAFLDQYVGIKATVTHLATLDPAAAQHALADADFGRNHLRETSFSDASPDTILNYFYALLAMVCLNGSFWGLRNATDIQADLSPIGARRNLAPTHKLKGMLTDEAAALLIHYTIILITLAYLAFVLKISLGTHLWPLLSLCLVGCFMGVAFGTFVGSVLKIRESIKTGLLIAITLFLCFLAGLMFADMKNIVAQYAPALQYINPAALLSDGFYSLYMFGAGPRFIVNIALLLGYGVLFGIGSYLAVRRNRYASI, encoded by the coding sequence ATGAAAAACTTATTTATCGCACGCATGAAGTGCCTGCTGCGGGACAGGTCCACACTGTTTTGGACTCTGCTGTTCCCGCTGCTGTTATCCACGCTGTTCTTCGTGGCCTTTGGCCATCTGCATAGCGACCAGGACATTGTTTTTGACCCCATACCCGTTGCCGTGGTCGACAACGAGGCCTATGCCGGGGATACGCTGCTCCAGGAAACGCTGTCCGCCGTATCTTTGCCCCAGGATAACGCTTTGCTGGAAATGCGCCTAGCCAGCGCCCAGCAGGCCCATACCCTGTTGGAGGAGGGGACTGTTTCCGGGGTGATCACCCCAGGGGATACGCCTACTTTGGCCGTGCGTCAATCCGGCCTTACGCAAAGCGTGCTCAAAGCTTTTCTCGACCAGTATGTGGGGATCAAGGCCACCGTTACACACCTGGCGACGCTGGACCCCGCCGCGGCCCAGCATGCGCTGGCCGATGCGGACTTTGGCCGCAATCATCTGCGCGAGACCTCCTTTAGCGATGCTTCGCCGGATACCATTCTCAACTATTTTTACGCGCTGCTTGCCATGGTCTGCCTCAACGGCAGCTTTTGGGGGCTGCGCAACGCCACCGATATTCAGGCGGACTTATCGCCCATCGGCGCGCGGCGCAATCTGGCCCCCACCCATAAGCTCAAAGGGATGCTGACCGACGAGGCGGCGGCGCTGCTCATCCATTATACGATCATCCTGATCACCCTGGCCTACCTGGCCTTCGTCTTAAAAATATCCCTGGGCACGCACCTTTGGCCCCTGCTCTCCCTTTGCCTGGTGGGTTGCTTTATGGGGGTGGCCTTTGGCACCTTTGTCGGCTCCGTATTGAAAATAAGGGAAAGTATAAAAACAGGGCTGTTGATCGCTATCACGCTGTTCCTGTGCTTTTTAGCCGGGCTGATGTTTGCGGATATGAAAAATATCGTGGCCCAATATGCGCCTGCGCTCCAATATATCAACCCTGCGGCACTGCTTTCAGACGGGTTCTACAGCCTGTATATGTTCGGCGCCGGTCCCCGGTTTATCGTCAATATCGCTTTGCTGCTGGGCTATGGCGTACTTTTCGGCATCGGCAGTTATCTGGCCGTAAGGAGGAATCGCTATGCAAGTATTTAG
- a CDS encoding ABC transporter permease, which yields MQVFRLYFKLIRKVFPSLAIYLGVFLVLAIGFTFLGSDSEQAAFSQEGIKLTIINRDGPSTVADGLAEHLGRSNTLVELPDDTETLQDAIYYRNVSYILIVPDGFSQGFAQGENVTLDKISIPDTTEGMYADTLINQYLATAQLYQKALHDPGRAVQATLEDLQAQTPVSLQNTSLAGEETAGYIFYFKFLAYVLLGMVILGLGTIMMHFNEPNLRRRNLCSPLTLRSINLQLAMGNGIFTLACWLLLTLTGLILYKGALLQSGLLGLLSLNALVFSVVCAAIGFLIGIFVRNATVQSAISNVLTLGMSFLCGVFVPRSVMSSSVLAVSKFLPAYWYVDALENIAGLTRIDFASLQLIFQALGIQLAFAAAIFSIGLLLSRQRRISR from the coding sequence ATGCAAGTATTTAGGCTGTACTTTAAGCTCATCCGCAAGGTATTTCCTTCCCTGGCGATCTATCTGGGCGTATTCCTGGTGTTAGCCATCGGCTTTACCTTCCTGGGTAGCGACAGCGAACAAGCCGCCTTTTCGCAGGAGGGGATCAAGCTGACCATCATCAATCGTGACGGCCCCTCCACCGTTGCCGACGGGCTGGCCGAGCATTTGGGAAGGAGCAATACGCTGGTCGAGCTGCCGGACGATACCGAGACCCTGCAGGACGCAATTTATTACCGCAACGTTTCCTATATCCTGATCGTGCCCGATGGGTTCAGCCAAGGTTTTGCCCAGGGCGAAAACGTGACGCTGGATAAGATCTCCATACCCGATACCACCGAGGGCATGTATGCCGATACCCTGATCAACCAGTACCTCGCCACGGCGCAGCTCTATCAAAAGGCGCTTCATGACCCCGGCCGGGCCGTGCAGGCTACGTTAGAGGACTTACAGGCGCAAACCCCGGTCAGCCTGCAAAACACCAGCCTGGCCGGTGAGGAAACAGCCGGCTACATCTTCTATTTTAAGTTTCTGGCTTATGTGCTTTTGGGCATGGTGATCCTGGGGTTGGGCACCATTATGATGCACTTTAATGAACCCAACCTGCGGCGGCGCAACCTATGCTCCCCCCTGACCCTGCGCAGCATCAACCTGCAACTGGCTATGGGCAACGGCATCTTTACCCTGGCCTGCTGGCTGCTCTTGACCCTGACCGGCCTTATCTTGTATAAAGGCGCCTTGCTCCAATCGGGGCTTTTGGGGCTGCTCAGCCTCAACGCGCTGGTGTTTTCCGTAGTCTGCGCAGCCATCGGCTTCCTGATAGGGATTTTTGTGCGCAACGCCACCGTTCAGTCCGCTATCTCCAACGTACTGACCCTGGGCATGAGCTTTCTGTGCGGCGTTTTCGTCCCCCGCAGCGTGATGAGCAGCTCCGTGCTGGCGGTATCAAAATTTCTTCCGGCCTACTGGTATGTAGACGCGTTGGAAAACATCGCCGGACTGACTCGGATCGACTTCGCCTCGTTGCAGCTGATCTTCCAGGCACTGGGTATCCAGCTGGCATTTGCCGCCGCCATCTTCTCTATCGGTTTACTGCTCAGTCGCCAAAGGCGGATCAGCCGATAA
- a CDS encoding cell wall hydrolase, which translates to MPLSDRELLARLIRCEAGGEGENGMKAVASVVMNRVNTPYGEYARIGQGSIRNIIFQERQFVCASEVENGQYNPQNIFNIPAEQIHYDIADWAIAGNRLLNLGSALWFYNPYSPNCRPNFPSEVGYFVVRIGDHCFYNPTSAYFDT; encoded by the coding sequence ATGCCGTTGTCGGATCGGGAACTGTTGGCACGGCTGATTCGGTGCGAGGCCGGCGGCGAAGGCGAAAACGGCATGAAGGCCGTAGCCAGTGTGGTCATGAACCGGGTCAACACCCCGTATGGCGAATATGCGCGCATCGGGCAGGGATCGATACGCAACATCATCTTTCAGGAGCGGCAGTTCGTCTGCGCATCCGAGGTGGAAAACGGGCAGTATAACCCGCAGAATATCTTCAATATCCCGGCCGAGCAGATTCATTACGATATTGCGGACTGGGCTATCGCGGGCAACCGGCTGCTGAACCTGGGGTCGGCCCTATGGTTTTACAATCCCTATTCGCCCAATTGCAGGCCCAATTTTCCTAGCGAGGTCGGCTACTTTGTGGTGCGGATAGGAGACCATTGCTTTTATAACCCTACCAGCGCGTATTTTGACACATAA
- a CDS encoding family 43 glycosylhydrolase encodes MALWHWRNTGRLADTDGKFLHSHGGHILLAEDGYYYLYGEYGEFSMTRQVGRKVSCYRSRNLMHWENCGVVLSVDTPRAAYHLTKHTNPTLQRNPGPAQEARWAGWNDRVQVGATIQRPKVLYNPKTKRYVMWMHWEDGKGFYYAHAAVASAKRPEGPFTYHGSFRPAGEMARDCTLFQDDDGTAYFIAAGRDNADLYIHRLTEDYMAVDECVKCLFPDQFREAPTLFKRNGVYFMLSSECMGAEPNQGMYSFSRELTGRWSAQRPLGSPTTYDTQPAFVFSIDTPQGAQYFYVGDRWNPSEFYRDARYMVLPLYFPDDTSIDMRWCDGFTFDPANGTLQEEVRETGLSRIKSRVVESKGGYLYPAGDKVGCRKLDYREEALLWRLEPANEGRYYIRHEKSGLRLTYGLDGKSCFLAAADTGYNQQFNIEALFDGACRILTQDGLALTVDQELPQAEMALGLAPRREIYDPAWGCDPQAFNITTVYPND; translated from the coding sequence ATGGCACTTTGGCATTGGCGCAATACGGGCAGGCTAGCGGATACGGACGGAAAGTTTTTACACTCCCATGGCGGGCATATCCTGCTGGCGGAGGACGGCTATTACTATCTGTATGGTGAATATGGCGAGTTTTCCATGACGCGGCAGGTGGGGCGCAAAGTATCGTGTTACCGTTCCAGAAACCTGATGCATTGGGAAAACTGCGGCGTGGTGCTCTCGGTGGATACGCCGCGGGCCGCGTATCATTTGACCAAGCACACCAATCCTACCCTGCAGCGCAACCCCGGCCCTGCGCAGGAGGCGCGTTGGGCGGGCTGGAACGACCGGGTGCAGGTGGGCGCGACCATCCAGCGGCCCAAGGTGCTGTACAACCCCAAGACCAAGCGGTATGTGATGTGGATGCACTGGGAGGATGGAAAGGGGTTTTATTATGCCCACGCCGCCGTGGCCTCGGCCAAAAGGCCGGAGGGGCCCTTTACCTATCACGGCAGCTTTCGCCCGGCGGGGGAGATGGCGCGGGATTGCACCCTGTTTCAGGACGATGACGGTACGGCCTACTTTATTGCGGCGGGCCGGGACAATGCGGATCTGTATATCCACCGGCTGACCGAGGATTATATGGCGGTGGATGAGTGCGTCAAATGCCTGTTTCCCGATCAGTTCCGGGAGGCGCCCACGCTGTTTAAACGCAATGGGGTGTACTTCATGCTCTCCAGCGAGTGCATGGGCGCCGAGCCCAACCAGGGCATGTACAGCTTCAGCCGGGAGCTGACGGGCCGGTGGTCTGCACAGCGGCCGTTGGGCAGCCCCACCACCTATGATACGCAACCGGCGTTTGTGTTCTCCATTGATACGCCCCAGGGCGCGCAGTACTTTTACGTGGGAGACCGGTGGAATCCCTCGGAATTCTACAGGGATGCGCGCTATATGGTGCTGCCGCTTTATTTTCCGGATGATACCAGCATTGATATGCGCTGGTGCGATGGCTTTACCTTTGACCCGGCCAACGGCACGCTGCAAGAGGAGGTGCGGGAGACTGGATTATCCCGCATCAAAAGCCGGGTGGTCGAAAGCAAGGGCGGTTATCTCTATCCTGCGGGGGACAAGGTGGGCTGCCGCAAGCTGGACTATCGGGAGGAAGCGCTGCTCTGGCGGCTGGAACCTGCAAATGAGGGACGATACTATATCCGCCACGAGAAAAGCGGCCTGCGCCTGACCTATGGGCTGGATGGGAAGAGCTGTTTTTTGGCCGCGGCAGATACGGGCTATAACCAGCAATTCAATATTGAGGCGCTATTTGACGGCGCCTGCCGCATCTTGACGCAGGATGGCCTGGCGTTGACGGTGGACCAGGAGCTGCCGCAGGCGGAGATGGCCCTGGGGCTTGCCCCGCGCCGGGAGATCTACGACCCCGCCTGGGGTTGTGACCCGCAGGCGTTTAACATCACCACAGTCTATCCCAACGATTAG
- the mscL gene encoding large conductance mechanosensitive channel protein MscL yields the protein MRKLGREFKEFISRGNVMDLAIGVIMGSAFTAIVNSLVKDIFTPLLGLLTGGFDFEALAITLGEGENAAQIAYGAFISAVINFLLISIVVFMLIKTINRFRRKKEEEAPAPERLCPYCCQPIAQQATRCPHCTSVLEGESVVAQDN from the coding sequence ATGCGTAAACTGGGACGGGAATTTAAGGAGTTTATCTCGCGGGGCAATGTAATGGACCTAGCCATCGGCGTTATCATGGGCAGTGCGTTTACGGCGATCGTTAACTCGCTGGTAAAGGATATTTTTACGCCGCTGCTCGGTTTGCTCACGGGCGGGTTCGATTTTGAAGCCTTAGCCATCACCCTTGGTGAGGGAGAGAACGCGGCGCAGATCGCCTACGGCGCCTTTATCTCGGCGGTGATCAACTTTTTGCTGATCTCTATCGTGGTCTTTATGCTGATTAAAACCATCAACCGCTTCCGCCGCAAAAAGGAGGAAGAGGCCCCCGCGCCGGAGCGGCTGTGCCCTTACTGCTGCCAGCCCATTGCACAGCAGGCCACCCGCTGCCCGCACTGCACCTCGGTTTTGGAGGGGGAAAGCGTTGTGGCGCAGGACAACTAG
- a CDS encoding glycerol dehydrogenase, which produces MAKIIASPSRYIQGKGELKNIRTHVEKLGTKWFILTSPSGKKRVEPAIGQSLSGSECTAVYEDFNGECCDSEIGRITEVYQRSGCDVVIGIGGGKIHDTAKAVAHGVGAPVVIVPTIASTDAPCSALSVIYTDDGVFDRYLFLPASPNIVLVDTDIVAAAPARLLISGMGDALATYFEARACRDSDAGNCVGGKTTLAAMQLARLCYDTLLADGFQAALAVENHVCTKAVEKVIEANTYLSGIGFESGGLAGAHAIHNGLTAIEQTHKLYHGEKVAFGTLVQLVLEDAAIEELEEVLDFCMSVGLPTTLADLGIEQVEPEKIMEVARLACADTDTLHNMPFEVNADMVYAAIMGADALGKAYKDE; this is translated from the coding sequence ATGGCTAAGATCATTGCCAGCCCCAGCCGCTATATTCAGGGTAAGGGCGAACTGAAAAATATCCGTACGCATGTAGAAAAACTGGGGACCAAATGGTTTATCCTGACCAGCCCGTCTGGCAAAAAACGGGTGGAGCCGGCCATTGGCCAGAGCCTGTCCGGCTCTGAATGTACGGCGGTCTATGAGGATTTTAACGGCGAGTGCTGCGACAGCGAGATCGGCCGGATCACCGAGGTCTACCAGCGTTCCGGATGTGACGTGGTGATCGGCATCGGCGGGGGAAAGATCCACGATACTGCAAAGGCGGTAGCCCACGGCGTAGGCGCGCCGGTGGTGATCGTGCCCACCATCGCCTCCACAGATGCGCCTTGCAGCGCGCTTTCCGTGATCTATACGGACGATGGCGTCTTTGACCGGTATTTGTTCCTGCCGGCCAGCCCGAATATCGTGCTGGTGGATACCGATATTGTGGCGGCCGCGCCGGCCAGGCTGCTGATCTCCGGCATGGGAGATGCGTTGGCCACCTATTTTGAGGCGCGCGCCTGCCGGGATTCGGATGCGGGCAACTGCGTGGGCGGCAAAACGACTTTGGCCGCGATGCAGCTGGCGCGCCTTTGCTATGATACGCTGCTGGCCGATGGGTTCCAGGCCGCGCTGGCGGTGGAGAACCACGTGTGCACCAAGGCGGTCGAAAAGGTGATCGAGGCCAATACCTACCTGAGCGGCATCGGCTTTGAGAGCGGCGGCCTGGCCGGCGCCCATGCCATCCACAATGGATTGACGGCTATCGAGCAGACGCATAAGCTCTACCACGGTGAGAAAGTGGCCTTCGGCACGCTGGTGCAGCTGGTGCTGGAGGATGCCGCCATCGAGGAACTGGAAGAGGTGCTGGACTTCTGCATGTCCGTGGGGCTGCCCACCACGCTGGCGGATCTGGGCATCGAGCAGGTGGAGCCCGAAAAGATCATGGAGGTGGCCCGCCTGGCCTGTGCGGATACCGATACCCTGCACAACATGCCCTTTGAAGTCAACGCCGATATGGTGTACGCTGCCATTATGGGCGCGGACGCGCTGGGCAAGGCCTATAAGGATGAATAA
- a CDS encoding asparaginase, with protein sequence MRKILILTTGGTIASRPAGKGLEPEAGATMVRAAVDALKPACEVDIQPIAQLDGSDVQPEEWQAFARAVIEACPDYDGIVITHGTDTLAYTAAMLSYMLRACPIPVVFTGAQAPLSRPLSDGSENLRCALAMAQSQKPGVFVAFDRKVILGTRAVKVRTTGFDAFKSVNYPYVGEVNARGLVLNAHLPKRPSQLFSPELRLCKRVFLIKLIPGFNPDVVDLLASLGYKGVVIEAFGAGGMHVIRRDLTDSLERLTRQGIPAVVCSQCLYEHSDLNLYKPGQLALEKGAIPGYDMTTEAAVTKLMWALGQEADLEAVRKIFATNFAGEATLPQAGESR encoded by the coding sequence ATGCGTAAGATCTTAATTTTAACTACCGGCGGCACCATCGCATCCCGCCCTGCGGGCAAAGGTCTGGAGCCTGAAGCCGGGGCTACGATGGTCCGCGCCGCGGTAGACGCCCTAAAGCCTGCCTGTGAGGTTGATATCCAGCCCATTGCTCAGCTGGATGGCTCTGATGTGCAGCCTGAAGAATGGCAGGCATTTGCCAGGGCCGTGATCGAGGCCTGCCCGGATTATGACGGTATCGTCATCACCCACGGCACGGATACCCTGGCCTATACGGCGGCCATGCTCTCCTACATGCTGCGCGCCTGCCCGATCCCCGTGGTTTTCACCGGGGCGCAGGCACCGCTTAGCCGCCCTTTAAGCGATGGAAGCGAAAACCTGCGCTGTGCCCTTGCCATGGCGCAGAGCCAGAAGCCCGGGGTGTTTGTGGCCTTTGACCGAAAGGTGATCCTGGGTACCCGCGCGGTTAAAGTGCGCACCACGGGATTTGACGCCTTTAAAAGCGTGAATTACCCCTACGTTGGCGAAGTGAACGCCCGCGGGCTTGTATTAAACGCGCACTTGCCCAAACGCCCCTCTCAGCTGTTTTCACCGGAGCTTAGGCTATGCAAGCGGGTATTTTTGATCAAACTGATCCCCGGCTTCAACCCGGATGTGGTGGACCTGTTGGCCAGTTTGGGATACAAGGGCGTGGTCATTGAAGCCTTTGGCGCCGGCGGCATGCATGTGATCCGCCGGGATTTGACCGACAGCCTGGAGCGGTTGACGCGCCAAGGCATCCCCGCAGTGGTATGCAGCCAGTGCCTTTACGAGCATAGCGACCTGAACCTTTACAAGCCCGGCCAACTGGCATTGGAAAAGGGCGCGATCCCCGGTTATGATATGACCACCGAGGCCGCGGTAACCAAGCTGATGTGGGCTTTGGGCCAAGAAGCCGATCTGGAGGCGGTGCGCAAGATCTTTGCCACAAATTTTGCTGGCGAGGCCACCCTGCCCCAAGCGGGCGAATCGCGTTAA
- a CDS encoding DUF4153 domain-containing protein, protein MDNQQTLKIEDGMTAPGMEGKWAKRDGAFVIAFLACAYLIVDFFLWSGFALGATVAYGVLFLVTSAYLADRKIRPQPFPAFCGAASLAAAAVFTVNHDVGMNVLLLLMIDLLYAIFICGAAGRLSYWTGSYFLGVDLCKNLIAAPLAHLSEPFKAVLGLWRRDGGKGREVKVLLGLVLALPVVAITVPLLIQSDAAFQGLMEGLAENLGELMVKVVLAVLLGVYIAAVLCMLHRRAGERSQPGVTVREGRFRVMDGTVASVFLGAISVFYLVYLLSQLAYFFSAFAGILPEGYAFTPSEYARRGFFEMVMIALINGGVLSLSCILVKRNAKDEIPAPVKGLSLFIALFTLLLTATAFSKMVLYIQLMGMTRLRVLTSIFMVMLAIAILALIVRLFFRRFPYMRVIIAGCSLALLCCAYADVDTVIAKNNIAAYRAGTLEQLDVLYLGRLSAATVPQLEALLEDENATVRDDTARVMDVWASQRIVKDEAGNLVPAPYYLEFKNYTLMDQKINQVLISRYADYAGASRSQHYLDSLYGEEGYAFD, encoded by the coding sequence GTGGATAACCAGCAAACCTTAAAGATAGAAGACGGAATGACGGCGCCTGGTATGGAGGGAAAATGGGCCAAACGGGATGGCGCGTTCGTGATAGCTTTTCTGGCTTGCGCCTATCTAATCGTGGACTTTTTTCTCTGGAGCGGTTTTGCCCTGGGGGCGACGGTAGCATATGGCGTGCTGTTTCTGGTGACGTCCGCTTACCTAGCAGATAGGAAGATAAGGCCCCAGCCCTTTCCGGCATTTTGCGGGGCGGCTTCGTTGGCTGCGGCGGCGGTATTTACCGTCAACCACGATGTTGGGATGAATGTTCTGCTGCTTTTGATGATTGACCTGCTTTACGCTATTTTTATCTGCGGCGCCGCCGGCCGCCTGAGCTATTGGACGGGGAGCTATTTTTTAGGCGTTGACCTGTGCAAGAACTTGATTGCAGCGCCGCTGGCGCATCTGTCGGAACCCTTTAAGGCGGTGCTAGGACTTTGGCGCAGAGATGGCGGCAAGGGGCGTGAGGTTAAGGTTTTGCTGGGACTGGTGTTGGCCCTGCCGGTGGTTGCGATTACCGTGCCGCTATTAATCCAGTCGGACGCGGCATTTCAGGGATTGATGGAGGGACTGGCCGAAAACTTGGGGGAGCTGATGGTCAAGGTCGTTTTAGCCGTTTTGCTGGGCGTCTATATCGCCGCTGTGCTTTGCATGCTGCACCGGCGCGCAGGGGAGCGCAGCCAGCCTGGGGTTACCGTGCGGGAGGGACGCTTCCGCGTAATGGATGGGACGGTGGCCTCGGTATTCCTGGGGGCGATCTCGGTATTCTACCTGGTCTACCTGCTTTCGCAGCTGGCCTATTTTTTCAGTGCCTTTGCCGGCATCCTGCCCGAAGGGTACGCGTTTACGCCTTCGGAATATGCGCGCCGCGGTTTTTTTGAGATGGTGATGATCGCGCTGATCAACGGCGGCGTGCTCTCGCTCAGCTGCATTCTGGTCAAGCGCAACGCAAAAGATGAGATTCCCGCGCCGGTCAAGGGGTTAAGCCTTTTTATCGCGCTATTTACCTTGCTGCTGACAGCAACGGCATTTTCCAAGATGGTGCTGTACATCCAGCTGATGGGGATGACGCGGCTGCGCGTATTGACCTCCATTTTTATGGTCATGCTGGCCATCGCTATCTTGGCGCTGATCGTGCGGCTGTTTTTCCGCCGCTTTCCTTACATGCGGGTGATCATAGCGGGCTGCAGCTTGGCGCTGCTGTGCTGCGCCTATGCGGATGTGGATACCGTAATCGCCAAAAACAATATCGCGGCCTACCGCGCCGGTACGCTTGAGCAGCTGGATGTGCTCTATCTGGGGCGATTGTCGGCCGCGACCGTACCCCAGCTGGAAGCGCTGCTGGAGGACGAGAATGCCACCGTGCGCGACGATACGGCGCGGGTCATGGATGTTTGGGCCAGCCAGCGCATCGTAAAGGACGAGGCTGGTAACCTCGTCCCGGCGCCCTACTACCTTGAGTTTAAGAATTATACCCTGATGGATCAAAAGATCAACCAAGTGCTGATTAGCCGCTATGCCGACTATGCAGGCGCCAGCCGCAGCCAGCACTATCTGGATTCACTGTATGGCGAGGAAGGTTATGCGTTTGATTAA
- a CDS encoding helix-turn-helix domain-containing protein, with translation METNETLAANVKKYRQRCDLSQEEFANTIGLSPSHLREIEHARGNPTLDTLDRIAKGLEVTPEALLFSGLGEMPEDKQALICFLTSEINHFLKIPVSKRLFIVRLFEYLLVALSYNGEE, from the coding sequence ATGGAAACGAACGAAACCCTGGCCGCTAACGTCAAAAAATACCGGCAGCGTTGCGATCTGTCCCAAGAGGAATTTGCCAATACGATTGGCCTGAGTCCCTCCCATCTGCGCGAGATCGAACATGCGCGCGGCAACCCGACGTTAGACACGCTGGACAGAATCGCCAAGGGATTGGAAGTAACGCCGGAAGCGCTGCTGTTTTCCGGGTTGGGCGAGATGCCGGAGGACAAGCAGGCGCTGATCTGCTTTTTGACCAGCGAGATCAACCACTTTTTAAAAATCCCCGTCAGCAAACGGCTCTTTATCGTACGTCTCTTCGAATATCTTCTTGTTGCACTCTCTTATAACGGCGAAGAGTAA